A stretch of DNA from Streptomyces sp. DH-12:
GGTGGGTACGCGGATGCGGAGATGGCCGGTCTCCCCAGTGACCTGTACTGCGCGAACCACGCCCGCTCGGTGCCGCCTGAGGCGGGAGGAACGCTGAAACCCCCGCCGGAGCGGGGGTTTCAGGGCGGGCAGAGGGCTGCCTGGCGGGTGTTACTTCCACCCATGCAGGGTCAGGGTGCCGGCGGACTGGTCGAGGCAGCCGCGTAGGCCCGCTCCCGGGTACTCGATGATGTCTTCGGGGAGGTCATGGTCGGCGAACCACTCGAGCGCGAGGCACTTGGCCGGCTCCTTGTTGACGGGTGTGCCCTCCCACTCGGTAGCCGAGAAGAAGAAGCCGATCCGCTCGAATCCGCCTTCCTGGTGGTGCACGACGTGAAGGAGCCGGAGCTGAGCGGGGTCAGTCCTGACGCCGGTCTCCTCGAACAGTTCTCGGGCCGCCCCGACGGTCAGGGGCTCGCCCTGGTCGAGCTTGCCGGACGGCAGGTGCCACCGACCGTAGCCGTAAGGGCCGCCTCTCTGCGAGAGGAGGATCTTCTCGCCGTCACGGAGCAGGACGTGGGTGTC
This window harbors:
- a CDS encoding NUDIX domain-containing protein — protein: MNGQPAQPTIDTHVLLRDGEKILLSQRGGPYGYGRWHLPSGKLDQGEPLTVGAARELFEETGVRTDPAQLRLLHVVHHQEGGFERIGFFFSATEWEGTPVNKEPAKCLALEWFADHDLPEDIIEYPGAGLRGCLDQSAGTLTLHGWK